The following coding sequences are from one Osmia bicornis bicornis chromosome 2, iOsmBic2.1, whole genome shotgun sequence window:
- the LOC114874137 gene encoding uncharacterized protein LOC114874137 isoform X3: protein MTWFTIFATLLIVQSGISDVVIYGELRRSVKLSASTEVLGEIKNCVIETNIGDKYMFSPGVGSMGDRNVTIIANYLDCSVLLYLPSAEFAGEWKITSYFQEDNHPPVTNKFKIIVKKETRVVPDYIWINTDYFIHAELDLNGKNVTNCTLLTPTSQEIDLLNDGTKNLRRFGRCGFRALVNDKSQNIWKLKAFVEEDKIFYTGGVDVNVFNKEKKTEEEITITLNLGTSGTVSLPVYRTIIFCQLEDPMGLKTPFFDSCVYHIPVVTPRHQGVWIARYGGMEHPVPTVQRFRVVTRDPVSSGSNVIVTENKEIRLSCHIYDEVPMSFKFCHFVRPDEYVLNLRNGIGTEGYSSFNTFEANNTHIYCGLIIHEPKQHDYGAWKCNVKLQGNRYRGSIIYVDPRIMSRNETQNATREFHIVTENVYVKRNDFFQIKCTVDAVLDYCWFRSPNGTFYTVIPNQRQSPANLFYVGLGFNFGDCVAAIDRASYTDHGEWTCNVGIVDGPEESKTVLVNVTESYVIPERTELVANYKEDTILSCNILPNITDKDIHYCRWVRPDGHGIHHSLGPRYTTNRSNTGCKLMIAELDEHMLVYLVLDASRCTRRADISCVNPA from the exons ATGACATGGTTCACCATTTTCGCGACTCTTCTGATCGTACAATCCGGCATTTCGG ATGTTGTGATATACGGAGAACTACGTAGGTCAGTGAAACTTTCTGCGAGTACTGAAGTCCTCGgagaaattaaaaactgtGTAATAGAAACGAACATTGGTGACAAATATATGTTTAGCCCTGGTGTCGGTTCAATGGGTGATAGAAATGTTACTATCATCGCAAATTATCTCGATTGTAGCGTCCTTCTGTATTTACCGAGTGCGGAATTCGCCGGTGAATGGAAAATAACATCGTATTTTCAAGAGGATAACCATCCACCTGTTACGAATAAATTCAAGATAATTGTAAAAAAG GAAACTAGAGTGGTACCTGACTATATATGGATAAACACCGATTATTTTATTCATGCCGAGCTTGATTTGAATGGAAAAAATGTCACAAATTGCACGCTGCTTACTCCGACC TCTCAGGAGATCGATCTACTGAACGATGGCACAAAGAATTTGCGAAGATTCGGACGGTGCGGATTTCGAGCTTTGGTGAATGATAAGAGTCAAAATATATGGAAACTCAAAGCATTCGTCGAAGAAGATAAGATTTTTTACACTGGCGGCGTCGATGTAAATGTCTtcaacaaagaaaaaaagacaGAAGAA GAAATAACTATCACGTTAAATCTTGGCACAAGCGGCACCGTGAGCTTACCTGTCTACAGAACGATTATCTTTTGCCAACTGGAAGATCCAATGGGTTTAAAAACACCCTTTTTTGACTCCTGTGTCTACCACATACCTGTAGTTACACCTCGTCACCAAGGTGTCTGGATCGCGCGTTACGGCGGAATGGAACATCCAGTTCCTACTGTTCAACGCTTCAGGGTTGTTACACGTG ATCCGGTAAGTTCTGGTAGCAACGTTATTGTGACAGAAAATAAGGAAATTCGGCTGTCCTGTCACATTTATGACGAAGTTCCAATGTCGTTTAAGTTCTGTCACTTCGTTAGACCAGATGAATATGTATTGAACTTGAGGAATGGCATCGGAACAGAGGG TTACAGTAGCTTTAATACTTTCGAGGCAAATAATACACATATATACTGTGGTTTGATTATCCATGAACCAAAACAACATGATTACGGAGCTTGGAAGTGTAATGTAAAATTACAAGGTAATCGATACCGCGGTTCGATAATTTACGTTGATCCACGTATAATGAGTAGAAACGAAACACAAAATGCCACCAGAGAATTTCATATTGTTACAGAAAATGTGTACGTGAAGCGCAACGATTTCTTTCAG ATTAAATGCACCGTGGATGCGGTTTTGGATTACTGTTGGTTCCGAAGCCCTAATGGTACGTTTTACACTGTTATTCCAAACCAAAGACAATCCCCTGCGAACCTCTTTTATGTGGGATTGGGATTTAATTTTGGCGACTGTGTCGCTGCAATTGATCGTGCTTCTTACACGGATCATGGAGAATGGACTTGTAACGTAGGCATTGTTGATGGCCCGGAGGAGAGTAAAACGGTCCTCGTAAACGTCACAG AAAGCTACGTTATCCCAGAACGTACAGAGTTAGTGGCTAACTACAAAGAGGATACAATCTTGTCCTGTAATATACTTCCAAATATAACGGATAAAGATATTCATTATTGCCGTTGGGTCCGTCCGGATGGACACGGAATACACCACAGCTTAGGTCCCCGATACACTACCAACCGTAGTAACACCGGATGCAAATTAATGATTGCAG AACTTGACGAGCACATGCTGGTGTATTTGGTGCTTGACGCAAGCAGGTGCACTCGACGCGCTGATATTTCGTGTGTTAACCCTGCGTAA
- the LOC114874137 gene encoding uncharacterized protein LOC114874137 isoform X1, which yields MTWFTIFATLLIVQSGISDVVIYGELRRSVKLSASTEVLGEIKNCVIETNIGDKYMFSPGVGSMGDRNVTIIANYLDCSVLLYLPSAEFAGEWKITSYFQEDNHPPVTNKFKIIVKKETRVVPDYIWINTDYFIHAELDLNGKNVTNCTLLTPTSQEIDLLNDGTKNLRRFGRCGFRALVNDKSQNIWKLKAFVEEDKIFYTGGVDVNVFNKEKKTEEEITITLNLGTSGTVSLPVYRTIIFCQLEDPMGLKTPFFDSCVYHIPVVTPRHQGVWIARYGGMEHPVPTVQRFRVVTRDPVSSGSNVIVTENKEIRLSCHIYDEVPMSFKFCHFVRPDEYVLNLRNGIGTEGYSSFNTFEANNTHIYCGLIIHEPKQHDYGAWKCNVKLQGNRYRGSIIYVDPRIMSRNETQNATREFHIVTENVYVKRNDFFQIKCTVDAVLDYCWFRSPNGTFYTVIPNQRQSPANLFYVGLGFNFGDCVAAIDRASYTDHGEWTCNVGIVDGPEESKTVLVNVTESYVIPERTELVANYKEDTILSCNILPNITDKDIHYCRWVRPDGHGIHHSLGPRYTTNRSNTGCKLMIADCDTEKDIGRWTCVFGLRGLEDEEASATISNLTSTCWCIWCLTQAGALDALIFRVLTLRKQSGSLTTLNNSLLPSGLIS from the exons ATGACATGGTTCACCATTTTCGCGACTCTTCTGATCGTACAATCCGGCATTTCGG ATGTTGTGATATACGGAGAACTACGTAGGTCAGTGAAACTTTCTGCGAGTACTGAAGTCCTCGgagaaattaaaaactgtGTAATAGAAACGAACATTGGTGACAAATATATGTTTAGCCCTGGTGTCGGTTCAATGGGTGATAGAAATGTTACTATCATCGCAAATTATCTCGATTGTAGCGTCCTTCTGTATTTACCGAGTGCGGAATTCGCCGGTGAATGGAAAATAACATCGTATTTTCAAGAGGATAACCATCCACCTGTTACGAATAAATTCAAGATAATTGTAAAAAAG GAAACTAGAGTGGTACCTGACTATATATGGATAAACACCGATTATTTTATTCATGCCGAGCTTGATTTGAATGGAAAAAATGTCACAAATTGCACGCTGCTTACTCCGACC TCTCAGGAGATCGATCTACTGAACGATGGCACAAAGAATTTGCGAAGATTCGGACGGTGCGGATTTCGAGCTTTGGTGAATGATAAGAGTCAAAATATATGGAAACTCAAAGCATTCGTCGAAGAAGATAAGATTTTTTACACTGGCGGCGTCGATGTAAATGTCTtcaacaaagaaaaaaagacaGAAGAA GAAATAACTATCACGTTAAATCTTGGCACAAGCGGCACCGTGAGCTTACCTGTCTACAGAACGATTATCTTTTGCCAACTGGAAGATCCAATGGGTTTAAAAACACCCTTTTTTGACTCCTGTGTCTACCACATACCTGTAGTTACACCTCGTCACCAAGGTGTCTGGATCGCGCGTTACGGCGGAATGGAACATCCAGTTCCTACTGTTCAACGCTTCAGGGTTGTTACACGTG ATCCGGTAAGTTCTGGTAGCAACGTTATTGTGACAGAAAATAAGGAAATTCGGCTGTCCTGTCACATTTATGACGAAGTTCCAATGTCGTTTAAGTTCTGTCACTTCGTTAGACCAGATGAATATGTATTGAACTTGAGGAATGGCATCGGAACAGAGGG TTACAGTAGCTTTAATACTTTCGAGGCAAATAATACACATATATACTGTGGTTTGATTATCCATGAACCAAAACAACATGATTACGGAGCTTGGAAGTGTAATGTAAAATTACAAGGTAATCGATACCGCGGTTCGATAATTTACGTTGATCCACGTATAATGAGTAGAAACGAAACACAAAATGCCACCAGAGAATTTCATATTGTTACAGAAAATGTGTACGTGAAGCGCAACGATTTCTTTCAG ATTAAATGCACCGTGGATGCGGTTTTGGATTACTGTTGGTTCCGAAGCCCTAATGGTACGTTTTACACTGTTATTCCAAACCAAAGACAATCCCCTGCGAACCTCTTTTATGTGGGATTGGGATTTAATTTTGGCGACTGTGTCGCTGCAATTGATCGTGCTTCTTACACGGATCATGGAGAATGGACTTGTAACGTAGGCATTGTTGATGGCCCGGAGGAGAGTAAAACGGTCCTCGTAAACGTCACAG AAAGCTACGTTATCCCAGAACGTACAGAGTTAGTGGCTAACTACAAAGAGGATACAATCTTGTCCTGTAATATACTTCCAAATATAACGGATAAAGATATTCATTATTGCCGTTGGGTCCGTCCGGATGGACACGGAATACACCACAGCTTAGGTCCCCGATACACTACCAACCGTAGTAACACCGGATGCAAATTAATGATTGCAG ACTGCGACACCGAAAAGGATATAGGTCGTTGGACCTGCGTGTTCGGACTTCGCGGACTCGAAGACGAGGAAGCATCGGCCACCATATCG AACTTGACGAGCACATGCTGGTGTATTTGGTGCTTGACGCAAGCAGGTGCACTCGACGCGCTGATATTTCGTGTGTTAACCCTGCGTAAGCAATCTGGGTCATTAACAACCCTGAACAATTCTCTCCTACCCTCCGGTCTAATAAGTTGA
- the LOC114874137 gene encoding uncharacterized protein LOC114874137 isoform X2: MTWFTIFATLLIVQSGISDVVIYGELRRSVKLSASTEVLGEIKNCVIETNIGDKYMFSPGVGSMGDRNVTIIANYLDCSVLLYLPSAEFAGEWKITSYFQEDNHPPVTNKFKIIVKKETRVVPDYIWINTDYFIHAELDLNGKNVTNCTLLTPTSQEIDLLNDGTKNLRRFGRCGFRALVNDKSQNIWKLKAFVEEDKIFYTGGVDVNVFNKEKKTEEEITITLNLGTSGTVSLPVYRTIIFCQLEDPMGLKTPFFDSCVYHIPVVTPRHQGVWIARYGGMEHPVPTVQRFRVVTRDPVSSGSNVIVTENKEIRLSCHIYDEVPMSFKFCHFVRPDEYVLNLRNGIGTEGYSSFNTFEANNTHIYCGLIIHEPKQHDYGAWKCNVKLQGNRYRGSIIYVDPRIMSRNETQNATREFHIVTENVYVKRNDFFQIKCTVDAVLDYCWFRSPNGTFYTVIPNQRQSPANLFYVGLGFNFGDCVAAIDRASYTDHGEWTCNVGIVDGPEESKTVLVNVTESYVIPERTELVANYKEDTILSCNILPNITDKDIHYCRWVRPDGHGIHHSLGPRYTTNRSNTGCKLMIADCDTEKDIGRWTCVFGLRGLEDEEASATISNLTSTCWCIWCLTQAGALDALIFRVLTLHHSVPC; encoded by the exons ATGACATGGTTCACCATTTTCGCGACTCTTCTGATCGTACAATCCGGCATTTCGG ATGTTGTGATATACGGAGAACTACGTAGGTCAGTGAAACTTTCTGCGAGTACTGAAGTCCTCGgagaaattaaaaactgtGTAATAGAAACGAACATTGGTGACAAATATATGTTTAGCCCTGGTGTCGGTTCAATGGGTGATAGAAATGTTACTATCATCGCAAATTATCTCGATTGTAGCGTCCTTCTGTATTTACCGAGTGCGGAATTCGCCGGTGAATGGAAAATAACATCGTATTTTCAAGAGGATAACCATCCACCTGTTACGAATAAATTCAAGATAATTGTAAAAAAG GAAACTAGAGTGGTACCTGACTATATATGGATAAACACCGATTATTTTATTCATGCCGAGCTTGATTTGAATGGAAAAAATGTCACAAATTGCACGCTGCTTACTCCGACC TCTCAGGAGATCGATCTACTGAACGATGGCACAAAGAATTTGCGAAGATTCGGACGGTGCGGATTTCGAGCTTTGGTGAATGATAAGAGTCAAAATATATGGAAACTCAAAGCATTCGTCGAAGAAGATAAGATTTTTTACACTGGCGGCGTCGATGTAAATGTCTtcaacaaagaaaaaaagacaGAAGAA GAAATAACTATCACGTTAAATCTTGGCACAAGCGGCACCGTGAGCTTACCTGTCTACAGAACGATTATCTTTTGCCAACTGGAAGATCCAATGGGTTTAAAAACACCCTTTTTTGACTCCTGTGTCTACCACATACCTGTAGTTACACCTCGTCACCAAGGTGTCTGGATCGCGCGTTACGGCGGAATGGAACATCCAGTTCCTACTGTTCAACGCTTCAGGGTTGTTACACGTG ATCCGGTAAGTTCTGGTAGCAACGTTATTGTGACAGAAAATAAGGAAATTCGGCTGTCCTGTCACATTTATGACGAAGTTCCAATGTCGTTTAAGTTCTGTCACTTCGTTAGACCAGATGAATATGTATTGAACTTGAGGAATGGCATCGGAACAGAGGG TTACAGTAGCTTTAATACTTTCGAGGCAAATAATACACATATATACTGTGGTTTGATTATCCATGAACCAAAACAACATGATTACGGAGCTTGGAAGTGTAATGTAAAATTACAAGGTAATCGATACCGCGGTTCGATAATTTACGTTGATCCACGTATAATGAGTAGAAACGAAACACAAAATGCCACCAGAGAATTTCATATTGTTACAGAAAATGTGTACGTGAAGCGCAACGATTTCTTTCAG ATTAAATGCACCGTGGATGCGGTTTTGGATTACTGTTGGTTCCGAAGCCCTAATGGTACGTTTTACACTGTTATTCCAAACCAAAGACAATCCCCTGCGAACCTCTTTTATGTGGGATTGGGATTTAATTTTGGCGACTGTGTCGCTGCAATTGATCGTGCTTCTTACACGGATCATGGAGAATGGACTTGTAACGTAGGCATTGTTGATGGCCCGGAGGAGAGTAAAACGGTCCTCGTAAACGTCACAG AAAGCTACGTTATCCCAGAACGTACAGAGTTAGTGGCTAACTACAAAGAGGATACAATCTTGTCCTGTAATATACTTCCAAATATAACGGATAAAGATATTCATTATTGCCGTTGGGTCCGTCCGGATGGACACGGAATACACCACAGCTTAGGTCCCCGATACACTACCAACCGTAGTAACACCGGATGCAAATTAATGATTGCAG ACTGCGACACCGAAAAGGATATAGGTCGTTGGACCTGCGTGTTCGGACTTCGCGGACTCGAAGACGAGGAAGCATCGGCCACCATATCG AACTTGACGAGCACATGCTGGTGTATTTGGTGCTTGACGCAAGCAGGTGCACTCGACGCGCTGATATTTCGTGTGTTAACCCTGC aTCACTCAGTCCCGTGTTAA